Genomic window (Rosa chinensis cultivar Old Blush chromosome 6, RchiOBHm-V2, whole genome shotgun sequence):
TACCAGCTGTGACATACGACATGCACGACAATGGCACCAAACACAGCCCTCTACTTCTCAGATCTCGCTTTCTCTCATGATCTCCATTTGAGCCATTTATCTCTATCACTCCCTGAAACAAATCGATACAAAATTAGAGCCAGCGGCCGGGGATCGATATATCAGATCGACTAAGCACTCATCTATCCCTGAAATGTATAATTGCATGCTTCTGGTATATCAGCAAGCAGCTAGCTAGGGCAATAGGGTTGTGATATATATGGGGTTGATTAGACTCATCATGGTCATATATCCTATCAATAATTACGTACTCACCCTTTGCAACATTGCTTTAGAGGGCTTGTTGTTGCGTGATGATGACTTCATGTATGGGACGCTTAGTGTCTGCATGCACAAAACCAAACGTGTAAAATCAAAACTAGCTAACTAATATTTATGTATAAAGCAGTACAAGCTACGAGAAATCAAATCAGTTTTGTGATTTAAAGTCGAACTATcgatcatcttcatcttccccTTTCTAATCATGCATGCATCTTTATGCCGATAAAGATAAATGTTTGGACGATGAATTAAAGGACTGTACGTCGAGAGCGTACGTGATCAATGAGAATTTAACTTTGAGTGACCAAAAGTTTAAGACCAAATTCTAAGTACGTACTTGACGTGGGATAGTAGAGTTTCTATTAGAAATCATGGATCCTGATACCCTAATTTCGATCACTAGCTAGATTTGATCTCTCAAGTAGAACAAGGCCTTAAGTTTTTGATTTGTATGGATGATATATATTAAGCAGTGGGAATTAAGTAAAACTAGTAGTACCTCGACCTGGTTTTGCAGGAACTTGATGTATCCGATAGCCTCCATCAGTACGGATGCTGTGTCGGTCTGCAAAATAATtatacatgttttttttttcaatattcaataatattgatGGCTGCTAGCCTTCATCATACTTATCTGTTTGATTTATGGACTTTATACTAATGCAAAGGCTGAGATCAATTGATGtatataattaagatttatCTTATAAAGTGAAAAAGTAATAGTAAGATCTACCTTGCCAAAGGGTGCAACCAATTGCTGAAGAGTTGCAATTCTATCTCCTAATTTCTCCTTCCTAACCTGCAATACAAAATTTAATGCCGACAAAAACAGGAAGGAGATGAGATTAAAGCCTTAATGAATATAAATGGACGGTTAATTAAAGAAAGGAATAATTAACTGGGACCTTAAGGGGTGGGCAGGGAGTGCGTGACTCCAACCGCGATTTCTTTGGTGCAGCTGCTTGTGTTGCCTTTGGCTCAATCAAACTGCCAGGTCGCTTCACTTCTGTTATTTCATTCTCAAAAGACGATATCTTCAAAGACAAACAGATTGGTCAAGTAAAAATCATGACCAGTTCTCTCTTTCGATCACAGAAATCAGCtatttttgaaagaaagaaagaaagagaaaagttaaTTTGTATACTCTGAAAAATTAAAGAGTTATATCAACACACACTGTATAAAGTTTGAAGCTATAGCTACCCCAATGTTGCAAAAAGGGAAGGTTATAATGTGTGTGTGAGTCTATATATTCTTTTGGAGCCACATAATTAAGTGAACAAATAGTGTATTTAAGGTCTTAAATATTTACATATATAAATGAATTAAGCCACTCTAACATACATAGCTAGCTAGCACTAACGATAGTATAGTATATACCTTGAAAATATAAAGTAAAGTAGCACTATCATATACTACTGCAGAAtggcataatcagcaacaacaaaaaattatttaaatttataatatGCAGGTGATCATAATGCTGATATCTGTGTTTGACTAGGGTAAAAGCTGTTGATCGATGCTCACTTGCTCACTGCTAAGAAATAGAAGAGAAGCTGGAGAAGAAGATATGATACTCACTTTACTATTGGTACCACAAGATAGCAGACTATGATCATGATGATTTGTTCTTGATTGGTGCATCTGTTGAAGACCAAAGGAATTATGCCTAATTTCCTTGTTGTATATGCCAAGGGTATCATGTGAATTAGAAGGCTCATGAGCACTAAATCTCGAAGAAGCTAAGAGATCAATAGCCTGTAAGCTCATGTCTGAGGAGCCACAGCTTGAGATTGCTGACGACGGCGACGACTGTTGGTTTAAGTTGGAAATATTTATGCTGGGATAAATTTGGCTGAAGTATTGCCCTCCTGATCTCCCAGGCATCAATTGAGTAAAATTCTGGACATGGGTGTTATTTGAGCTGTAAaattgttgatgatgatgatgatgataatctCCAGCTAATGAAATTTGATGATTAATTCCAGAAGAGGACAAGGTCTTGAGCAAGAGTTTTTCACTGAGATCATTCATCATCATTTCTTTCTGCTCATTCTTTATAAGGCCGAGGCTTGTAGGAGTAGGAAAGTGGTAGTCATCATCATCAAGATTAATACTAGTGGTGGAGGGGCTGGTCAGCATTTGTGTAAATTTTGGAAAGGTTGAatctgatgaagatgatgagagCTCTTCCTTAATACTACTACTGCTTCCAGCTCTATTCAAATTATTACTAATGCTAGGAGGCCAGCAGTGAAAACCCAAATCTGGTACCATATTAATAGAACTACTACTGTTGAAGCTTGAATTTGATGGGTTGCTCCTGCACAAACAGTCAATCAGGAGAAAATTAGATTACAGAATTTTCAAACTGGAACTTGGCCccttttcttattttatttgtttttttttttcttctacttaattaaaaagatgatcaaatgatttcactcctacccccgtGGTGACTCAAATCTAGGACCTTGATCTTAGgtgtgggtgctctaaccaacAAGAAAAAATTGTTGATAAAATTTAATAAAACTTTACTTTTAATTGCTATGTGGTATCACTATCCCATCATCAAGTTTTCCATGATAATGTTGATGCAAAGTGATAAGAGATCATGTACCCTATACTGTGTATTGTACTATTACCTcataactattttttttttaatccaatTGAAAGCTTCTTAGACCTATAATATTTACTAAAAGACACTAACAGAAAAACCTTAATTAACAAGAACATGAGAAGCAAAGCAAATTCAAGGGATAGACATCAAATCCGAAATTGAATAATAAGAGAGAGATttattaattcaatttttttttaaattaacttACATTTAGTTCTTATACTACATGAGCATAACTTTCAGAAAGAATGTTCACTGTTGAATGCTCAAAGATACAATTCTATACAGAaagggagggagggggagagagagagagagagagagagagagagagagagagagacttacaAATTAGTGGTgttagtagtagtagtagtaggcTGGGTCCAAGCATGCTTGATTCCAACTCCATAGTAAGATGGGGCAGTAgctaaagaagaggaagaagaagacccgAGATGACCAAGATTCTCTTGGAGCTGATGATGCTGGTGATGGAGATTTGCAGACTCCATATGCAATGATAATataatttctctttctttttaaaGGCTTGAAAATCCCAAGATCGATAAAGCAATTAAAATTAGGGTAATTAATCAAAGTATACAAGCTACCGTTAATCTGCTCATGGAATTGGAATCTCTCTCACTCAAATCAAAGATGGATGGAAAACCAAGTACTCAGGTGAcagccacatatatatacatatatacctTACCTTGCTGCTTTTAGCTCGTCACTTTTTTCTGCGTTTGCCCTTTACTCTCTTTCAAGTTTGCATCGATCTTATTAATTAAAGCAGAAGccttgaaaagaaagaaagaaagaaagagagcgTGAGCTACTCGATCTTATTCATTTCCATACGGaccatatatatacacatacttctctctctttctgatcGACTTTAATTGtttatctttctctttttttccttttcagctCTTGTTTCTCTCTCTTATGATAATATGATATGCACACTCTCTGGTATCTAGATAGCTAGCAAGCAACTAAAGCAAGCTGCAATTAGAGGCAGATGATTATATACTTGAATTAATATTCATTCCACTATGTCATGATTAATTGAGACCCTGCCTTCGATCCCAAGGCTGTCAACCAACGCCTCACAAGACAAATGATAATCACcacgctctctctctcactctctctctctctctctctctctctctctttttttttttttttcctctctgaaCCCCACATGTCGATAGTTATATATCTCCCATCTGGAATGGTCGGTAAGTATATACCTACAAGATGGCAAATAGAAGTTCTCGATCTGCAGTAGAACTAGTTTACAATTCTGTCCAGCTAATGGTCGaagttatttatttacttttaccttcttcttttttctgagGAGATCGAGTGGGGAACTTGACAGTCTCAAGAATCTTTCCATATTATGAAGAaccgaacaaaaaaaaattatgaaaagaaATGTCACTAAATTACTTAATGTTCAAAATTAAAAcactataatatatatatagtaagaTTTTTAGAAAAGAGATGAAAATACCTGATCAATCAAATTCTATATTTCTTTTCATGGTCAAAATATGTTATTCGTTCAGGAATTTTTATAAATATTGCAATACAAAGTTGTATACCAGAAGAACAATTTGACTTGGGCATGACTGCATGTATACCAGAAGAACAATTTGACTAGCTAGGGCATAAGTAACTATCTTCACTATCGTTCTTGGTGGTGATTACTTGGTGAACATCGATCACTTTCATTAGAAAAAGCGCAAGTCATGCTCAAATGGCCATGGTAATCTTGAAGAGGCCAATTAAGGACAAAAGAGAACGATGATTGCATCCTCCTCCTCTTTTTGGTGTTTAAGATGCGCACGTACACTCACAATAGTTTAGCATTTGATTTGAACCGATCCTAGCTAGCTTGTTCTATCAGAAGTTACTAACTAGCTAGCTACCACTTTGACCATGCTTTACACATTTGAAGTTAGATCCATATATGTGTATCTGAAATCCTATCTTAATTTCCAGTAGTTAATGCACCTTCTACTCCCATGCATTGAAAGTCTACTATTACGTACCATAATGAGATTAAGGTTTTCCTAACTGTTCGGAATAATTGATCGATGATGAAATGTCAACTCAGTTATATCGTTATATGTAGATTGAGATCTTTGTACTTTGACTGATCGGAATATGGTTGGTCCCTAGACCTTCTTGCATATAGGTGTATATATAACGTAAGATTAAGAGACTTCGATCTATTTGTATGAAGTTTCAAAGTGTATGTTCAACGACTGCACAGTTGCTTTCTTATCTTGGTCAACTTACATGACTGATCTGGTCGACTTTTTAGCTTTTGATCCGATGGATCCTCAATCTTTAATTTCTAAAGCAACTTTATTGGATGCATGGAAGCTGAGTAGGTTAAACCAAAACAAATTGAACATCACATCATTTCTAAATCAAATACTCGATCGATTTTTGATATATCAATCTATAGCTAGGGAATCTAAAATGTTGTGGTTCCAAACAAGTTAATTAAGAGTGATATATGGATCTATGATGAACAAATCAAAGAGACTGTATGCAGTACCATACAGTTAATGAAGATCTAATCAAAGCATGCATACTTAAGAAGCTTGTAAATTCTAAAGTGAAGAAAAAAGACGTAGAGTTAATCTGGTTTAATCTAGATCCTTGGGAAGCAAACGCGAGATTAGATCAGATAGTTTTCACAAAATAGTCCTTGTGAGGGTTGAGAGAAGATAAAAAATCTCATCTTATTGTCCAATCATATCACTAGTGGCAAACAAAACTCCAATCCAATAACCCTCTTGCCTAGACaaaattttgtgtttgatgTACACCTTGTAACTACACTTGTCTGCTACTTTTCTTCAAAACCATTTTTAGAGTATTCTCAATCCCTCACTATTTAGTATACCGTGTATTATACATACTTTGAAGTCATTAATTTCAAGCTTATGAGAAACACATGAAAAAAGACACTCTCAATTGAGAAATGTTATGTATcatatctttcttcttcttgtatcTCAAAATGGGAAGAAGGATATGATCGAGTCTTGGTATAGATTAGATTAAACTCACTAGCCATTATTTGGCATATAatatattttggtaaaaaacaGAGAAATTAAATATGAAGTTGAGCATGATTAAGTTGTCATTGTCCATCATCATCAAAGAAGTAGGGGCTTAAGCTAGCAATGTATAATAATTATTTGATCAACCCCACAAAGTTCACATCAGACGAAAAAGGGGAATGTGAGATCAGGAGCATGGGCAATGGCAACCTTCACTTTACTTTTAGCTGCTCTTTCGCCTTTTTAGCTAGCCTTCCAGCACGCCCACCCATTCTTACTACTATTATAATTTAACTGCATTACATGAAtttgtgtatgtatatattttgttcaattcaaactatttttttcttcttctttaaagcGTTGCTTCTTTATCGATCGTgtgctttttctttcttcatctctctctctttctttctttcatgacTTGCTCGTCACCTTTTCGATATTTCCTAGCCTTACTATCTTCCAAGATTCATTTTCACTAAAGCTGCTTCTACATTGGTTTACAATAgaaatttcaattattattttCACTTTCATGATTCTTCAAAGATTTTCCCACCCCTTaagaaaatctctctctcttttttttttaactacaaATTCAGGCCACGACCTGCAATTAAATACACCCTGTCGAAATGTAGATAGTTAACTAGGTAGCTAGAATTGACAACACAATATGTAAATTAGGGTTCTAAATCGATAGTTTATGATGAGGTACAGATACGTTCATGTTAAGTATTCATAGTTAGACAGTCAAATTATATCGTTATTACGTTAAATAATCAATTATATAACAATACTAAAAAACAGTATCTACCTAATGAACGACATATCACATTGTATGTATCTCCACAAATTAAAAGTATACTTCCACATATTTATCTGATCATTAGTGAGACACCAACTTTAGATTCTTTCTTTAATAATGACAATTAAGAGGGAATGAAAAATCACATCACAACTTCTAGTAAAACAAAGTAACCAAACTATGAGCATCAGTTGAAAGGTCTTTTCCCTACCTTCCTTTCTTCAATGCATGTGAGTCATAGGAATGAGAAAGAATAAGGAAGCAGATAAACTTCAATTTTTAAGGGTGgggttagctcagtggttagagcactcaTTATCTAAGAttgaggtcatgggttcgagtcatcatgggagtaggagtgaaatcctttgatcatcttttacattaaaaaaaatcaatttttaaGGTTCTATATTACTTGATTTTCTTAAGTATTGACCAATAATTAAACTGAACTCTATGAGATTTTTTTCCCCTATCATATTTTCTAACAAATTAATAATACGTGCAACGCACTAAAAGCAAGTTGCCATGATTAATGACTTTAGGGTCCATAACCACCATTAAACTAAGTAGAAAATTAGGGCCTTTTGGAGTCTTGCCAGTCAACGCTAAGTCTCTGTTACTCAACCCTactgtttctattttccaatcaaAACCATAAAGCCCTAGCCAACTTTATTGTACAGTATACATTTTTTCAAGTTACATAAACAATTTTTGTCTGCTCACTTTAGTATATAATTGGTACGTACATAACGCTGTGTTTTTAATTAGTGTTAAATTAATTTCATTTAGTAACTTTCTAGTTTATGTAATATGGAGCGAAATAGAACCTTATTGATTCatagcatctttagcagactctctattttggctccttagctattttagagagtatgtttagttttttattcatcttagcagctgcaccagactcctaaaggactttctattataacttttagctatttcgctcataaatatagagagcgagatgaacctctctataatttaaaacattcattttgagttatttaatgtaatttatagatacatttaaactatttaatctttattttaaaaataatataaattcaaaattatctaaaatagaaaacattgatacagacgtatttctaaagtggctagccaaaatgactttttagctaaaatttgacttaaaaattgctagcattgctaaagacgTCAGCTTTACATTTCGAAATTGATTAGTCGTATAAATAAATTAGTTACTGAAATTATTGCTAAACCTAGAAAGATTAAacattcttttattttctccatGTAGTCTACTTCTCTACTACTCTACTAGCTGGTGATTAGATTATGAGGCCATAGATATGACTTAGAAGATGTTAAAACAACTTTAATTGCTGCAAACAAGGGgcatatattatttttctttttgaaatgaTGTGATGGTAAACACAAAAGATCTATATGTTATAACATATGTGATATTTTTACCCTAAAAAGTGAgcactatttttcatttttccttcAATAAAGGAGGATATAAAACTCTCAGGGTGAAGTTAATTAAGCACTAATCATTTCTGCCCCTGTTTTAATATAGATCATTATTGGGTGATGCTTTTCCACTTGAGGATATAATAAGCACTTTTTAAGTCAAATAATACATGGTAAAACCCTTAAAAGGAGGTCTTAAAAGTTGCAGGATTTAATTAAGATATGTTGATATAGAAGACAAAtaactgcaagtctgcaacagAAGAATATATGCTTGTTAATAAGTTGCAGAATTTGCCATACCTGTATTTCTTTAATTGCTTTCAGTTCCCACTcaaataaaaacatatatataatttcattGTTTTATGCGATTCCAACATCTTCCCAGCTTAGCTCTATATAAATTAATAGATCACCAACAACGATCTACCTATTCTTTGCCTCTTTTGCAATCAGAACTGCACTAAGATCTTGCCAGAAATGTTTCTGCATTTGCATTGATAAATGGAATTGCCTCAAAAGTTCATACCAGAATAATCAACAATTCTGTGAACTAATTAAGCAGGTAGAACATAAGATGGGTTACTATAATGTATTAAATCTATACAAGCAAAGAGACTCTGTTGCTTTTTTGCAGTAAAACTCTTGTTATCTTAAAAACCTAGAAACATCTTACCACAGCGATCCACGTACATTGCGAAGAAGATCTGCAAAGAATCAAAGTTACAAAAGAACACAGTCATTAGAAAATTGTTAGACTTGTTGAAAGTATAAATGCTAGAAGTGAAAAAGAGACTCTGCTGATTCCACCTAAAAAAtgaatagaaagaaagaaagtgtGCCGAGGAATAGCATATCTGTAGCACAGGGTGTACTTAGTACTTACCGAGAACAATTAAAGGGAGTGGACGTGTTTATTAACAATTTAACATATTTCCACTTTTGTTTGCGTCTCATAGCTCTTTGAGATTTTTGGGCCCAATGACATGTATCTTTGCAAGTTCAAACCCAACTACTCAGCCGTAAACTTTTCTCTCAAAAGTTGACCTAGTGCAAGCCCATTTATCATCTATAAACAAAGAGGGTATGATTGAAGCAGACAGCTGATAAAGATGCGAATGTTATCAATGATCAAGAAATAACTTTCCTTAAAAAAGAATGGTAGATTTATTACGATTACGAACAAAAAAACACTTATAATTATTCATACATCAGAAACACACAGGACTTGCATTAATTCAAGGGCTAAACTTTGCTGGTTGCAATGTGATCGCAAAAAAATTACTGCTATTGTATTGGAATACTTACCCAACTAATGAAATGGGCGACACACTGAAATAATACATGGAGGAAGATCCTCATTCCTCAACATAAAAACACACTAAGCCTTCCTTTGTTTCTTTGCTGCAGATGCATCTTCCAGCTCTACTCCGTTTTCAAGCTCACTTTCTATCCAGGCTTCAGGATCTAACTCATCAGTAATGGAGCCCGCCAACTTCTTATTTACACCTTTATC
Coding sequences:
- the LOC112174826 gene encoding transcription factor bHLH110 isoform X2, giving the protein MESANLHHQHHQLQENLGHLGSSSSSSLATAPSYYGVGIKHAWTQPTTTTTNTTNLSNPSNSSFNSSSSINMVPDLGFHCWPPSISNNLNRAGSSSSIKEELSSSSSDSTFPKFTQMLTSPSTTSINLDDDDYHFPTPTSLGLIKNEQKEMMMNDLSEKLLLKTLSSSGINHQISLAGDYHHHHHQQFYSSNNTHVQNFTQLMPGRSGGQYFSQIYPSINISNLNQQSSPSSAISSCGSSDMSLQAIDLLASSRFSAHEPSNSHDTLGIYNKEIRHNSFGLQQMHQSRTNHHDHSLLSCGTNSKISSFENEITEVKRPGSLIEPKATQAAAPKKSRLESRTPCPPLKVRKEKLGDRIATLQQLVAPFGKTDTASVLMEAIGYIKFLQNQTLSVPYMKSSSRNNKPSKAMLQRGVIEINGSNGDHERKRDLRSRGLCLVPLSCMSYVTAGTDAANATAGVSGSVNWPSPNYGHGGT
- the LOC112174826 gene encoding transcription factor bHLH110 isoform X1, with product MESANLHHQHHQLQENLGHLGSSSSSSLATAPSYYGVGIKHAWTQPTTTTTNTTNLSNPSNSSFNSSSSINMVPDLGFHCWPPSISNNLNRAGSSSSIKEELSSSSSDSTFPKFTQMLTSPSTTSINLDDDDYHFPTPTSLGLIKNEQKEMMMNDLSEKLLLKTLSSSGINHQISLAGDYHHHHHQQFYSSNNTHVQNFTQLMPGRSGGQYFSQIYPSINISNLNQQSSPSSAISSCGSSDMSLQAIDLLASSRFSAHEPSNSHDTLGIYNKEIRHNSFGLQQMHQSRTNHHDHSLLSCGTNSKISSFENEITEVKRPGSLIEPKATQAAAPKKSRLESRTPCPPLKVRKEKLGDRIATLQQLVAPFGKTDTASVLMEAIGYIKFLQNQVETLSVPYMKSSSRNNKPSKAMLQRGVIEINGSNGDHERKRDLRSRGLCLVPLSCMSYVTAGTDAANATAGVSGSVNWPSPNYGHGGT